A section of the Sphingomonas ginsenosidivorax genome encodes:
- a CDS encoding polysaccharide deacetylase gives MTTPVFLTVDTEFAWRHHAAGLGVDAIYERSIEPADVGIRYQLAELARHDLKACFFVDPMPAVLFGLDPIRRIVETILAAGQEVQLHLHANWTGATVGDRGATFGHFALYRYSLSEQIDLLTQARDLLVAAGAPAPIAFRAGSYAANDDTLAALASLGFVYDSSHNGAEAPDASRITLPPRQIAPTARGVVEVPVTVIEDSPGRLRTFQLCALSVGESYDALEHAAVSEHAAVTIVSHGFELANRSGTRANAVHVRRFRTLCAILSEMRDVLPTVHFADRPDLPLDRQDLPLGPDRLRKRWRQAEQLWSNWVAERA, from the coding sequence GTGACCACGCCCGTTTTCCTGACCGTCGACACTGAGTTCGCGTGGCGGCATCACGCGGCGGGGCTCGGCGTCGACGCGATCTACGAGCGATCGATCGAGCCTGCCGATGTCGGGATCCGCTATCAACTCGCCGAACTCGCCCGCCACGACCTGAAGGCGTGCTTCTTCGTCGATCCGATGCCGGCAGTACTGTTCGGACTCGATCCGATCCGCCGTATCGTCGAGACGATCCTTGCCGCGGGGCAGGAGGTGCAGCTCCACCTCCACGCCAACTGGACCGGCGCGACGGTTGGCGATCGCGGCGCGACGTTCGGGCATTTCGCGCTCTACCGGTACAGCCTTTCTGAACAGATCGATCTGCTGACGCAGGCGCGCGACCTGCTCGTCGCCGCGGGCGCGCCCGCACCGATCGCCTTCCGTGCCGGCAGCTATGCGGCGAACGACGACACGCTGGCCGCATTGGCCTCGCTCGGCTTCGTGTACGACAGCAGCCACAATGGCGCCGAAGCCCCCGACGCGAGCCGGATCACCTTGCCGCCGCGCCAGATCGCCCCGACCGCGCGCGGCGTCGTCGAGGTGCCGGTGACGGTGATCGAGGACAGCCCGGGCCGGTTGCGCACCTTCCAGCTCTGTGCGCTGTCGGTCGGCGAAAGCTACGACGCGCTCGAACATGCCGCGGTCTCGGAGCATGCCGCGGTAACGATCGTCAGCCACGGCTTCGAACTCGCCAATCGCAGCGGGACGCGCGCCAATGCCGTGCACGTCCGCCGCTTCCGGACGCTGTGCGCGATCCTTTCCGAGATGCGCGACGTGCTGCCGACGGTGCATTTCGCCGACCGGCCTGATCTGCCGCTCGACCGCCAGGACCTGCCACTCGGTCCCGACCGGCTGCGCAAGCGTTGGCGGCAGGCGGAGCAGCTCTGGTCGAACTGGGTCGCCGAACGCGCATGA
- a CDS encoding GNAT family N-acetyltransferase — MTAVVPLRFQVGARTLASVPRRLVRVGLSLDAVLAAQTPALPSLPADADGVIVTSLPEATLAAFDRRGLLCAVRQRYVRYHTDLRIGVDAWLAGLSGSARSGLKRKAKKLAAASGGTLDIRAYRTPTEIMLFHPLARAVSATTYQERLLGSGLPEDAGHCLRLAAEDRVRAWLLFVDGRPVAYLCCTADGESLRYDHVGHDPAHNDLSPGAVLQMEAMRQLFADRFARFDFTEGEGQHKRQFATTGTACVDLLLLRPTLANRGVMAALGTFDGAMARAKRAAAHPILQRLAKRVRR, encoded by the coding sequence ATGACCGCGGTCGTACCGCTGCGGTTCCAGGTCGGTGCACGAACGCTGGCATCGGTCCCGCGACGGCTAGTCCGGGTCGGGTTGTCGCTCGATGCCGTGCTCGCGGCGCAGACGCCCGCGCTGCCGTCACTGCCGGCCGATGCGGACGGGGTCATCGTCACGTCGCTGCCCGAGGCGACGCTGGCTGCGTTCGATCGGCGGGGTCTGCTCTGCGCGGTTCGACAGCGCTACGTGCGCTATCACACCGATCTTCGCATCGGTGTCGACGCATGGCTCGCAGGCCTGTCGGGCAGCGCGCGATCGGGGTTGAAGCGCAAGGCCAAGAAGCTCGCCGCCGCGTCCGGCGGGACTCTCGATATCCGTGCCTATCGCACGCCGACCGAGATCATGCTGTTCCACCCGCTGGCGCGCGCGGTGTCGGCGACGACCTATCAGGAGCGGCTGCTCGGATCAGGGCTGCCCGAGGACGCCGGGCATTGCCTGCGCCTGGCCGCCGAGGATCGGGTACGCGCGTGGCTGCTGTTCGTCGACGGCAGGCCGGTGGCGTATCTGTGCTGCACCGCCGATGGCGAGTCGTTGCGCTACGACCATGTCGGGCACGATCCCGCGCATAACGACCTGTCGCCCGGCGCGGTGCTGCAGATGGAGGCGATGCGCCAGCTGTTCGCCGACCGCTTCGCGCGGTTCGATTTCACCGAAGGCGAGGGGCAGCACAAGCGCCAGTTCGCAACGACGGGAACGGCGTGCGTCGACCTGCTACTGCTGCGCCCGACACTGGCGAACCGCGGCGTGATGGCGGCGCTCGGCACGTTCGACGGCGCCATGGCGCGCGCGAAACGGGCCGCTGCGCACCCGATCCTGCAGCGGCTGGCGAAGCGAGTCCGGCGATAG
- the recO gene encoding DNA repair protein RecO — protein sequence MHLRAPAIVVAVRQHGEHGAIVRALTRNDGVQPGYVRGGRSRQMRPVLQPANLVQGEWRARTGEQLASLTVELVHSRAALHGEPLAAAALEWVTALTATALPEAQAYPRVHDALSGTLDAIEAAPSARGWAAALVRYELLLLAELGFGLDLDRCVASGGTEDLDFVSPRSGAAVGRGAAFGYEAKLLRLPAFARTGGEASWDDIFDGLRLTEHFLARDILVDRRVETLAARERLVDRLKRAVA from the coding sequence ATGCACCTGCGCGCGCCCGCCATCGTCGTCGCCGTCCGCCAGCATGGCGAGCATGGCGCGATCGTGCGTGCGCTGACCCGCAACGACGGCGTCCAGCCCGGCTATGTCCGTGGCGGCCGGTCGCGGCAGATGCGGCCCGTGCTGCAGCCCGCCAACCTGGTCCAGGGCGAATGGCGCGCGCGGACCGGCGAGCAGCTCGCGTCGCTGACCGTCGAACTCGTCCACAGCCGCGCTGCGCTGCACGGCGAGCCGCTCGCCGCCGCCGCGCTTGAATGGGTGACCGCGCTGACCGCGACCGCATTGCCCGAGGCGCAGGCCTATCCCCGCGTCCATGACGCGCTAAGCGGGACCCTGGACGCGATCGAGGCGGCGCCGTCGGCGCGGGGCTGGGCCGCGGCCTTGGTGCGGTACGAGTTGTTGCTGCTCGCCGAACTCGGCTTCGGGCTGGATCTCGATCGCTGCGTCGCCAGCGGTGGTACCGAGGACCTCGATTTCGTCAGCCCGCGCAGCGGGGCCGCGGTGGGGCGTGGTGCGGCGTTCGGGTACGAGGCCAAATTGCTGCGCCTGCCCGCCTTCGCGCGCACCGGCGGCGAGGCGTCGTGGGACGACATTTTCGATGGCCTGCGCCTGACCGAGCATTTTCTCGCGCGCGATATCCTGGTCGATCGGCGTGTGGAGACGCTGGCCGCGCGCGAGCGGCTGGTCGATCGTCTCAAAAGGGCGGTTGCGTGA
- the leuB gene encoding 3-isopropylmalate dehydrogenase translates to MPLIAILAGDGIGPEVTAQARRVLDALGLDFSYQEALVGGVAYHQLGHPLPPATLELAKRSDAILFGAVGDPSCDGLERSLRPEQAILGLRKELGLFANLRPATLFKGLEDASALRPEVASAIDLVIVRETNGDVYFGDKGIRTTAAGRREGYDIMSYDEDEVTRIARVGFETARTRQRRLCSIDKANVLETSQLWRDVVIALSADYPDVELTHMYVDNAAMQLVRNPGQFDVIVTGNLFGDILSDQASMCAGSIGMLPSATLNGSGQGLYEPIHGSAPDIAGQGKANPCAAILSAAMMLRHSLGMPEAADRIEAAVAAAILGGARTPDLGGTLSTAAMGDAVLAQIG, encoded by the coding sequence ATGCCCCTGATCGCGATACTCGCCGGCGACGGCATCGGCCCCGAAGTCACCGCCCAGGCGCGCCGCGTGCTCGACGCGCTCGGCCTCGACTTTTCCTATCAGGAAGCGCTGGTCGGCGGCGTGGCCTATCACCAGCTGGGGCATCCGTTGCCGCCCGCGACGCTCGAACTCGCCAAGCGGTCGGATGCGATCCTGTTCGGTGCGGTCGGCGATCCGAGCTGCGACGGTCTCGAACGGTCGCTGCGTCCCGAGCAGGCCATCCTGGGCCTGCGCAAGGAGCTCGGGCTGTTCGCCAATCTACGCCCGGCGACCTTGTTCAAGGGGCTGGAGGATGCCTCCGCGCTGCGTCCCGAGGTCGCGAGCGCGATCGATCTGGTGATCGTCCGCGAAACGAACGGCGATGTCTATTTCGGCGACAAGGGCATCCGCACCACCGCCGCCGGCCGGCGCGAGGGCTATGACATCATGTCGTACGACGAGGACGAGGTGACTCGCATCGCCCGCGTCGGGTTCGAGACCGCGCGGACCCGGCAGCGCCGGCTCTGCTCGATCGACAAGGCCAATGTGCTCGAGACGTCGCAGCTGTGGCGCGACGTGGTGATCGCGCTGTCCGCCGACTATCCCGATGTCGAACTGACGCACATGTATGTCGACAACGCCGCGATGCAGCTTGTGCGCAACCCCGGCCAGTTCGACGTCATCGTCACGGGCAATCTGTTCGGCGACATCCTGTCCGACCAGGCCAGCATGTGCGCAGGCTCGATCGGCATGCTGCCGTCCGCGACGCTCAACGGGTCGGGGCAAGGGTTGTACGAGCCGATCCATGGTTCGGCGCCCGATATCGCCGGGCAGGGCAAGGCCAATCCCTGCGCCGCGATCCTGTCGGCGGCGATGATGCTGCGACATTCGCTGGGCATGCCCGAGGCCGCCGACCGGATCGAGGCCGCCGTCGCCGCCGCGATCCTGGGCGGCGCGCGGACGCCCGATCTGGGCGGTACGCTTTCGACTGCTGCGATGGGCGACGCCGTTCTCGCACAGATCGGATGA